From a single Arachis hypogaea cultivar Tifrunner chromosome 3, arahy.Tifrunner.gnm2.J5K5, whole genome shotgun sequence genomic region:
- the LOC112782290 gene encoding protein MAIN-LIKE 1-like, which translates to MTCDHHVLPDRYNERVEEYLQSTGFYHVSQIGVVQCQKALVNALVERWHPDTHTFHLPVGECVVTLEDVAMIFGLPIDGLPVTGITLSSFEASEAECLHQFEVAPRKSDCRRSGIKLTWLRDLKERLQLTDENNIQVYIKCHIMFLFGTILFGDKSGASVHWKFLSLLSDFASIGQYSWGSAFLANLYKSLCRASRFDCKKIDGPLTLLLCWA; encoded by the coding sequence ATGACATGTGATCACCATGTCCTTCCGGATCGGTACAATGAGAGAGTGGAGGAGTATCTACAATCAACTGGGTTTTACCATGTTAGTCAGATTGGAGTAGTTCAATGTCAGAAAGCACTGGTAAATGCTTTAGTGGAAAGGTGGCACCCGGACACACATACCTTTCACCTTCCAGTTGGTGAATGTGTTGTGACACTAGAAGACGTGGCTATGATCTTTGGTCTTCCAATCGACGGCCTTCCAGTGACAGGTATAACTTTGAGTAGTTTTGAGGCCTCAGAGGCGGAGTGTCTGCATCAATTTGAGGTCGCACCGAGAAAGTCGGATTGTCGAAGAAGCGGCATAAAATTGACGTGGCTACGGGATTTAAAAGAACGGTTACAGTTGACCGATGAGAACAATATACAGGTGTACATTAAGTGCCACATCATGTTTTTGTTCGGTACGATCTTGTTTGGAGACAAGTCTGGGGCATCTGTCCACTGGAAATTTCTGTCTCTACTGAGTGATTTTGCTAGTATTGGACAGTATAGCTGGGGATCAGCCTTCCTAGCAAACCTGTACAAGAGTTTATGCAGGGCCTCACGTTTTGATTGTAAGAAAATCGATGGTCCGCTGACACTTCTACTGTGTTGGGCATAG
- the LOC112791481 gene encoding non-classical arabinogalactan protein 30: MAVPVLLLLSSFLTVFAQDLHTLPSSSPTQQPAASPHHHHHPHHPHPLSPTSAPLHSPAYPPHHHHHHHHSPAPAPVAHHHLPPTPTPTPLHPHYSPTPAPAPAHPPVHSPAPVAHPPVSPVPRSFVAVQGVVYVKSCKYASVDTLLGALPLLDATVKLQCNNTRYKLVQTAKTDKNGYFFLEAPKSITTYGAHKCNVVLVSAPNGLKPSNLHGGITGALLRPQKPYVSDSKLPFFLYTVGPLAFQPNCPK, translated from the exons ATGGCAGTACCAGTGCTACTCCTTCTGAGCTCCTTCCTCACTGTTTTTGCTCAAGACCTTCACACTCTCCCATCCTCTTCTCCCACTCAACAACCTGCTGCATCAcctcatcaccaccaccatcccCACCACCCACACCCTCTCTCTCCTACTTCAGCACCACTCCACTCTCCTGCTTACccaccacaccaccaccaccaccaccaccactcacCAGCACCGGCTCCAGTGGCCCATCACCACCTTCCACCCACACCGACCCCCACTCCTCTCCACCCACATTACAGTCCCACCCCTGCACCTGCACCTGCACACCCTCCTGTTCACTCGCCAGCTCCAGTGGCACACCCTCCGGTTTCTCCTGTTCCAAGAAGCTTTGTAGCAGTTCAAGGTGTTGTCTATGTCAAGTCCTGCAAGTATGCTTCTGTTGACACTCTCTTGGGAGCCCTACCTCTCCTTG ATGCCACTGTGAAGCTCCAATGCAACAACACAAGGTACAAGTTGGTCCAAACAGCCAAGACTGACAAGAACGGTTACTTCTTCCTCGAGGCACCAAAGTCCATAACCACCTACGGTGCTCACAAGTGCAATGTCGTGTTGGTCAGTGCGCCCAATGGGCTCAAACCCTCTAACCTCCATGGCGGTATCACCGGTGCTCTTCTAAGGCCACAGAAACCCTATGTCTCAGACTCCAAGCTTCCCTTCTTCCTCTACACTGTTGGGCCTCTTGCTTTTCAGCCCAATTGCCCAAAATGA